ACGATCTTGCACACATGGCTGAGGTCGGAGCCTGCCTCCTTCAGCAGGATTTCCGCGCAGCGCATGGCGTTCTCGGCCTGGGCCGCGGGGTCGCCGATGCCGACGATCCTGCCCTCCAGGTCCATCGCGGTCTGGCCGCGCAGATAGACGGTGTTGCCCGCGCGCACCGCCATGCACACGTCATTGTCGAGCGACTGCTCGGGGTAGGCGTCCTTCGTGTTGAAGGGG
This region of Sediminicoccus rosea genomic DNA includes:
- a CDS encoding RidA family protein, which gives rise to MPTHTRIRPFNTKDAYPEQSLDNDVCMAVRAGNTVYLRGQTAMDLEGRIVGIGDPAAQAENAMRCAEILLKEAGSDLSHVCKIVIYITDRAYREPVYRVIGKWLKGVFPVSTGIIVNGLAKPEYMMEIDIIAEIPASP